In Lysinibacillus sp. FSL M8-0337, the following proteins share a genomic window:
- a CDS encoding acyl-CoA dehydrogenase family protein, whose translation MGKYKFESTEHELFRKTLRKFLAEEAEVHYDQWEKDHLIPLAFWHKLGQLGYLCPQVEEEYGGLGLDFSFGVIIQEELERVGSSLIGVGLHNDIVVPYIEAYGSAAQKSRWLPQCVTGETITAIAMTEPGTGSDLANIQTTAIRDGNHYIVNGQKTFITNGIHANLVVVAVKTNPYAEKKHRGISLIVIEEGTPGFTKGRKLEKVGMHAQDTAELFFEDCRVPVENLLGEEGKGFTYMMEKLQQERLAVAIAAQSAAEDMLNLTVDYVKSRQAFGKSISDFQNTQFKIAEMATKIELGKTFLESLIEEHVAGQDVVTKVSMAKYWITENARDIAAQCMQLHGGYGYMEEYKIARRYRDIPVMSIYAGTNEVMKMIIAKNIGL comes from the coding sequence ATGGGGAAGTACAAATTTGAATCAACAGAACATGAGTTATTCCGTAAAACGTTACGTAAGTTTTTAGCTGAAGAAGCAGAGGTACACTATGATCAATGGGAAAAAGATCACCTTATTCCTCTAGCGTTTTGGCACAAGCTCGGACAATTAGGTTATTTATGTCCTCAAGTCGAAGAAGAGTATGGAGGCCTAGGGTTAGATTTCAGCTTTGGCGTTATTATTCAAGAGGAGTTAGAACGCGTAGGTTCAAGCCTAATCGGTGTCGGTTTGCATAATGATATCGTTGTGCCGTATATCGAGGCATATGGAAGCGCTGCACAAAAATCGCGTTGGCTTCCACAATGTGTAACAGGTGAGACGATTACTGCGATTGCTATGACTGAACCAGGAACAGGCTCCGATTTAGCCAATATCCAAACAACGGCTATTCGTGATGGCAATCATTATATTGTTAATGGTCAAAAGACTTTTATCACAAATGGTATTCATGCAAATTTAGTGGTGGTGGCCGTAAAAACAAACCCTTATGCAGAGAAAAAACATCGAGGTATTAGCCTTATCGTCATTGAAGAAGGAACACCAGGCTTTACAAAAGGACGCAAACTTGAAAAAGTAGGAATGCATGCACAGGATACAGCTGAACTATTTTTTGAAGATTGCCGTGTTCCCGTAGAAAATTTACTCGGTGAGGAAGGAAAAGGCTTCACCTACATGATGGAAAAACTCCAACAAGAACGTCTAGCTGTTGCAATTGCTGCCCAATCAGCAGCCGAAGATATGCTCAATTTAACGGTCGATTATGTGAAATCACGTCAGGCTTTTGGCAAATCCATTAGTGACTTCCAAAATACGCAATTTAAAATTGCTGAAATGGCCACTAAAATAGAGCTTGGCAAAACGTTTTTAGAATCCTTAATTGAAGAGCATGTTGCCGGTCAAGATGTTGTGACAAAAGTTTCGATGGCAAAATATTGGATTACCGAAAATGCACGCGACATAGCCGCCCAATGTATGCAGTTACACGGTGGCTATGGCTATATGGAGGAATATAAAATTGCAAGGCGTTATCGTGATATACCTGTAATGTCGATATACGCAGGCACAAACGAAGTAATGAAAATGATTATTGCAAAAAATATAGGCTTATAA
- a CDS encoding metallophosphoesterase produces MAKISVGIVILSIYSALTFYLGWGIKQWLVAMNWFHYPIFYWLLLYIVSFSIIIGRLHESLRVFSVIGNYWMFIFEYGLLLCLTVQLVMWLTPFHNIRIIGSLAVAVFFILWIFGSYFAYSPVVRHLNIVMPQKDSELSSMRVVVASDFHLGVLSNKKHLQRFVRLSNEAEPDVVFLAGDIVDDDPKWFVQEGMAEVMKQLTATYGVYGVLGNHEYYGKKIPEFVEEMKKAGVKILRDETIRVSNAFIITGQEDKTNKERKHLEAMKMNDQLPWFVMNHTPDDLTTPAHTGVDFHMSGHTHKGQLWPNQYITARVFELDYGYKLKGQMHTLVSSGFGFWGPPMRIGSRSELWVVDITFQ; encoded by the coding sequence ATGGCAAAAATTAGCGTAGGTATTGTTATTTTAAGTATATATAGCGCCTTAACTTTCTATTTGGGCTGGGGCATCAAGCAATGGCTTGTCGCAATGAATTGGTTTCATTATCCCATTTTTTACTGGCTGCTACTTTATATTGTTTCTTTTAGCATTATTATCGGCAGGCTACACGAGTCTTTACGCGTATTTTCAGTTATAGGGAACTATTGGATGTTTATATTTGAATATGGCTTGTTATTATGTTTAACTGTACAGCTTGTGATGTGGCTAACACCATTTCACAATATTCGCATAATTGGTAGTTTAGCAGTTGCTGTGTTCTTTATATTATGGATTTTCGGTTCTTATTTTGCATACTCTCCAGTTGTCCGGCATTTAAATATTGTAATGCCTCAAAAGGATAGTGAGCTATCCTCGATGCGTGTTGTCGTTGCTTCGGATTTTCATTTAGGCGTGCTATCAAACAAAAAGCATTTACAACGTTTTGTTAGGTTATCAAATGAAGCGGAGCCAGATGTGGTTTTTTTAGCAGGAGATATTGTGGATGATGATCCAAAATGGTTTGTTCAAGAGGGAATGGCAGAAGTAATGAAACAGCTAACAGCTACTTATGGTGTGTACGGAGTACTTGGTAATCACGAATATTACGGAAAGAAAATCCCCGAATTTGTAGAAGAAATGAAAAAAGCTGGTGTTAAAATTTTGCGAGATGAAACAATTCGAGTGAGCAATGCGTTTATAATAACAGGCCAAGAAGATAAAACGAATAAAGAAAGGAAGCATCTTGAAGCTATGAAAATGAACGACCAGTTGCCTTGGTTTGTTATGAATCATACGCCAGATGATTTGACAACACCTGCGCACACAGGGGTAGACTTTCATATGTCTGGACATACGCATAAAGGGCAACTATGGCCGAATCAGTATATTACGGCACGTGTATTTGAACTAGATTATGGTTATAAGCTGAAGGGACAAATGCATACACTTGTTTCATCGGGCTTTGGATTTTGGGGACCACCAATGCGTATAGGAAGCCGTTCTGAGCTATGGGTAGTTGATATTACTTTTCAGTAA
- a CDS encoding undecaprenyl-diphosphate phosphatase, with the protein MEIIELLKALILGFVEGMTEFAPVSSTGHMIIVDDMWLKTEQFLGKYPANTFKIVVQLGSILAVIVVMWKRMLSLVGLYNIDGQSKTMTGRFNLMHVIVGMLPAIVLGFAFKDFIDDHLFKVEHVIYALVAGAILMIAADKLAPRRPKVNSLDEISYGMAFKVGLVQCLSLWPGFSRSGATISGGVLFGISHRVAADFTFIMAVPIMAGASLVSVLKNWDTLSMDYLGFYVVGFISSFVFALLSIKFFLALISKVKLMPFAIYRLVLAAILSVIIFM; encoded by the coding sequence GTGGAGATAATAGAATTATTAAAGGCACTTATTTTAGGCTTTGTCGAAGGAATGACAGAGTTTGCACCAGTATCGTCTACAGGTCATATGATTATTGTCGATGATATGTGGTTGAAGACAGAGCAGTTTTTAGGAAAGTATCCGGCTAATACGTTTAAAATTGTTGTTCAGCTAGGGTCCATTTTAGCGGTTATCGTGGTCATGTGGAAGCGTATGCTAAGTCTAGTTGGCCTCTATAATATTGATGGACAATCAAAAACGATGACAGGTCGCTTTAACTTAATGCATGTAATTGTTGGTATGTTACCAGCAATAGTGCTAGGTTTTGCTTTTAAAGATTTTATTGACGACCATCTATTTAAAGTAGAGCATGTTATTTATGCATTAGTTGCAGGGGCAATTTTAATGATTGCTGCAGATAAATTGGCTCCAAGAAGACCAAAAGTTAATTCATTAGATGAGATTTCTTACGGCATGGCGTTTAAAGTTGGTTTAGTACAGTGTTTATCGTTATGGCCAGGATTCTCTCGTTCAGGGGCAACAATTTCAGGTGGGGTTCTTTTCGGGATTAGTCACCGTGTAGCTGCAGACTTTACATTTATTATGGCGGTTCCTATAATGGCAGGTGCCAGTCTTGTATCAGTATTGAAAAACTGGGATACGCTTTCAATGGATTATTTAGGGTTTTATGTAGTTGGTTTTATTAGTTCATTTGTATTTGCATTATTATCCATTAAGTTTTTCTTAGCACTTATCTCAAAAGTAAAACTAATGCCATTTGCAATCTATCGTTTAGTGTTAGCTGCAATTCTTAGTGTTATTATATTTATGTAA
- a CDS encoding globin-coupled sensor protein translates to MFQFRNRPKQNTIVMNDVSNTGVIIQDQERLLQLHLVNLTKQDLQLIKSLKPYIEQNVVDIVETFYKAVESVPTLRDVIQKYSSSERLRQTLRHHIIEMFEGRIDNAFIEKRRNVGKMHVKINLYPKWYLAAFQNLEKSLRKTVYNLYLSKEEEEKYCDAVSKMCNFEQQIVLEEYNNYSNSLIEEQRMSVRTHVKDIVGGISTQLEAQSHDTNESVMELISSTKQVNAYLKDSIDEAKMMQKVSSEGYSKIVLLNEQTGKINDKTIEMAMMVEELNHSSSKINNVIEMVKNISGQTNLLALNSAIEAARAGEHGKGFAVVADEVRKLADQTKESVEQIAELIGMSNGITKHVVLAIQEIQVLVNNSIEQNLNSLKAFDAISGSVEGSIVNFQNVGNQITELANVIESIGESSEELERVASRLDTTIKDF, encoded by the coding sequence ATGTTTCAATTTAGAAATAGACCTAAGCAAAATACAATTGTAATGAATGATGTGTCAAATACAGGTGTAATTATTCAAGATCAGGAACGTTTGTTACAGTTACATCTTGTCAATCTCACAAAACAGGACTTGCAGTTAATAAAAAGTTTAAAGCCATATATCGAGCAAAATGTTGTGGATATTGTTGAAACATTTTATAAGGCCGTTGAGAGTGTACCTACTTTACGAGATGTTATTCAAAAGTACAGTTCGAGTGAACGCCTTCGTCAAACACTTCGCCACCATATAATTGAAATGTTTGAAGGAAGAATAGATAATGCCTTTATAGAAAAAAGGCGAAATGTAGGCAAGATGCATGTAAAGATTAACTTATATCCAAAATGGTATTTAGCTGCGTTTCAAAACTTAGAAAAATCCTTGCGCAAGACTGTCTATAATTTATATTTGTCTAAAGAAGAAGAGGAGAAGTATTGTGATGCAGTAAGTAAGATGTGTAATTTCGAACAACAGATTGTGTTAGAAGAATATAATAACTACTCTAATTCTTTAATAGAAGAGCAACGAATGAGTGTACGGACACATGTAAAGGATATAGTGGGTGGCATTTCGACGCAATTAGAGGCACAGTCACATGATACAAATGAGTCAGTGATGGAGCTGATTTCTAGTACAAAGCAAGTAAATGCATATTTAAAAGACAGTATTGATGAGGCCAAAATGATGCAAAAGGTTTCATCGGAAGGCTATTCAAAAATCGTATTGTTAAATGAGCAAACAGGCAAAATCAATGATAAAACGATTGAAATGGCCATGATGGTGGAGGAGTTAAATCATTCCTCTTCAAAAATAAATAATGTCATTGAAATGGTCAAAAATATTTCTGGACAAACCAATTTACTAGCATTGAATTCAGCAATTGAAGCTGCAAGAGCTGGAGAGCATGGAAAAGGTTTTGCAGTTGTCGCAGATGAGGTACGTAAGCTGGCAGACCAAACGAAAGAATCTGTGGAACAAATTGCGGAATTAATCGGTATGTCCAATGGGATTACCAAACATGTTGTACTAGCCATTCAAGAAATTCAAGTGCTTGTCAATAATAGCATCGAGCAAAACTTGAATTCATTAAAAGCCTTTGATGCAATATCTGGTTCGGTGGAGGGCTCTATCGTTAACTTTCAAAATGTTGGAAATCAAATAACGGAGTTGGCGAATGTCATTGAGTCCATTGGAGAATCTTCCGAGGAATTAGAACGAGTTGCGAGTCGTCTAGATACGACCATTAAAGATTTCTAA
- a CDS encoding D-glycerate dehydrogenase: MKKKLFITRKFPAQFVEPLEEHYDIEQWEEEETVIPRAKLLAAVANCEVLWVTIADQVDEELLSHAPNLKLVTNLAVGFNNIDVPALRKRGIMATNTPGVLTNTTADLVFGLLLATARRIPESERYLREGKWQSWYPMQLVGKDVSGATIGIIGMGRIGQAVARRAKGFDMKVLYHNRRRRHEAEEMYGFCYASLEELLTKSDFVVIMTPYNKDTVGLIGAKELALMQEDAVLINASRGGIIDENALYDTLKNGKLWAAGLDVFEQEPVALDHPLLTLPNVVVLPHIGSASLKTRTAMLMLNVNALMAYGQGKPLSNRID; encoded by the coding sequence ATGAAAAAGAAATTGTTTATTACACGTAAATTCCCGGCTCAGTTTGTCGAGCCTTTAGAGGAGCATTATGATATTGAACAATGGGAGGAAGAAGAGACCGTTATACCTCGCGCTAAACTTTTAGCAGCCGTTGCAAACTGTGAAGTTTTGTGGGTAACGATAGCGGATCAAGTCGATGAGGAATTGCTTTCACACGCCCCCAATTTAAAACTTGTGACAAATTTAGCAGTGGGCTTTAATAATATTGATGTGCCTGCATTACGTAAAAGAGGGATTATGGCAACAAACACGCCTGGTGTGTTAACTAATACGACAGCAGATTTAGTATTCGGTTTACTGCTAGCAACAGCACGTAGAATACCAGAAAGCGAGCGTTATTTACGTGAAGGTAAATGGCAAAGTTGGTACCCGATGCAATTAGTTGGTAAAGATGTATCAGGCGCAACAATTGGGATAATAGGAATGGGGCGGATTGGGCAGGCTGTTGCAAGACGAGCAAAAGGTTTTGATATGAAAGTTTTATATCATAACCGTAGACGTCGCCATGAAGCAGAAGAAATGTATGGGTTTTGCTATGCATCACTTGAAGAGCTATTAACAAAATCTGATTTTGTTGTGATTATGACACCCTATAATAAAGATACGGTAGGTCTAATTGGTGCAAAGGAACTCGCCTTAATGCAGGAAGATGCGGTATTAATTAACGCGTCTCGTGGTGGTATTATTGACGAGAATGCCCTTTATGATACCTTGAAAAATGGCAAGCTATGGGCTGCTGGTCTAGATGTTTTTGAACAGGAACCAGTTGCATTGGATCATCCACTATTAACCTTACCAAACGTTGTTGTATTACCGCATATTGGTAGTGCATCTTTAAAGACAAGAACAGCTATGCTCATGCTCAATGTCAATGCATTAATGGCATACGGGCAGGGTAAGCCACTTTCAAATCGAATTGATTAA
- a CDS encoding XRE family transcriptional regulator yields the protein MYYIIHKYEKIGEMMNIGIEIKKLRTDKGITLKELSERSELSVGFLSQLERGLTTIAVDSLEKLATILGVHLTYFFDYPHKRKDIVLRSYEQEIMEAVEGGFIKYSLSTNLENKQLVPRLIEILPQKQDEEILSYTHEGEEFIYVLEGILTVYINGNRHEVYPGDCVHMDSTISHNWANYTNKKVKLIAVNTPNYLFK from the coding sequence ATGTATTATATTATTCACAAATATGAAAAAATAGGTGAGATGATGAATATAGGGATAGAAATAAAAAAATTGAGGACTGACAAAGGTATTACTTTGAAAGAGTTAAGTGAAAGAAGCGAACTTTCTGTTGGGTTTTTGTCTCAATTAGAGAGGGGGCTTACTACGATAGCAGTCGATTCACTTGAAAAGCTAGCTACTATATTGGGAGTCCATTTAACATATTTTTTTGATTATCCACATAAGCGGAAAGATATCGTTTTAAGGAGTTATGAGCAAGAAATAATGGAAGCCGTAGAAGGTGGATTTATTAAGTATAGTTTAAGCACCAACTTGGAAAATAAACAACTTGTTCCAAGGCTTATCGAAATTCTACCTCAAAAGCAAGATGAAGAAATTTTATCTTATACGCATGAGGGCGAAGAGTTTATTTACGTTTTAGAAGGTATATTAACCGTTTACATAAATGGTAATCGACATGAAGTGTATCCTGGTGATTGTGTTCATATGGACTCAACTATCTCTCACAATTGGGCGAATTACACTAATAAAAAGGTTAAGCTTATCGCTGTTAACACACCTAATTATCTTTTCAAATAG
- the eutH gene encoding ethanolamine utilization protein EutH, protein MDKFVLYLIGSFFVIGGIDYITGNHLKLGEKFEEGIKTMGALGLGMIGILSLAPVLTNFLSAQISPISKVFHLDPSIIPAAFLAVDMGGFQMAEKLALSNEMGAFSGIIIASTLGATVSFSIPVALGMLAKEDEKYFSKGVLIGIITIPIGCLVAGLWQKINITVLVWNLIPIFVFTIMLGVGLLKAQHVFLKAFNLFGKFIVTLSTVGLLLQGIDVIFGVKLVSGLAPLSESTIIVGKIAFILAGAYPMLAMLSGIFKKSFNALGEKFGMNAVSVAGLLGNLASNLLIFGTYKEMDPKGKVVCTAFGVSGAFVFGGQFGFVSEVAPEMLGAFIVAKLTAGLISITLALWLYDRENKKIHLNENGGIHNE, encoded by the coding sequence ATGGATAAATTTGTATTATACCTAATAGGTTCTTTTTTTGTAATTGGTGGGATTGATTATATTACTGGGAATCATCTGAAATTGGGCGAAAAATTTGAGGAAGGCATAAAAACGATGGGGGCTTTAGGGCTTGGTATGATAGGAATACTGTCTTTAGCACCTGTATTAACGAATTTTTTATCCGCCCAAATTAGTCCAATAAGTAAAGTGTTTCATTTGGACCCTTCCATTATTCCTGCAGCATTTCTAGCTGTAGATATGGGAGGCTTTCAAATGGCTGAAAAGCTTGCTTTGTCAAATGAGATGGGAGCATTTTCAGGAATTATCATTGCATCTACTTTAGGAGCCACCGTTAGTTTTTCAATACCTGTTGCGTTAGGGATGCTTGCTAAAGAGGATGAAAAATATTTTTCTAAAGGTGTGTTAATTGGCATCATTACTATACCAATCGGATGTCTTGTAGCAGGCTTATGGCAAAAAATAAATATCACTGTACTTGTATGGAATCTAATCCCTATATTTGTTTTTACTATTATGTTAGGGGTTGGATTACTCAAGGCTCAACATGTTTTTTTAAAAGCTTTTAATCTATTTGGAAAGTTTATAGTGACGTTAAGTACTGTTGGATTACTATTACAAGGCATTGACGTGATATTTGGTGTAAAGCTTGTTTCAGGATTAGCACCGCTATCTGAATCAACTATTATAGTAGGGAAAATTGCATTTATTTTAGCGGGAGCATATCCGATGCTAGCCATGCTAAGTGGAATTTTTAAAAAAAGTTTTAACGCATTAGGAGAGAAATTTGGCATGAATGCTGTGTCAGTAGCAGGCCTTCTCGGAAATTTAGCTAGTAATCTATTAATTTTTGGAACATATAAGGAGATGGACCCTAAAGGAAAAGTCGTATGTACGGCTTTTGGCGTAAGTGGAGCATTTGTATTTGGGGGTCAATTTGGTTTTGTATCAGAAGTAGCTCCGGAAATGCTAGGTGCGTTTATAGTAGCAAAGCTGACTGCAGGGCTTATTAGTATAACCTTGGCCTTATGGCTGTATGATCGTGAAAATAAAAAAATTCATTTAAATGAAAATGGAGGTATTCATAATGAATAG
- a CDS encoding aminopeptidase P family protein encodes MNSRDRVEKLRELMVKHQLDAYIVPSFDAHQGEYVAEHWKGREWLSGFTGSAGTVVITLKDAGLWTDGRYYIQADKQLENSGIRLFRMMDPGVPSYTEWLADVLEEGSNVGFDGNVFSIDMVRSMEKDLKAKAILFKMDQDLIGELWGDRPEIPKGRIFSHDVNYAGKSRAEKLDEVRAEMKNKGANYYILTSLDDIAWLLNIRGADVPNNPVAIANVIVAEHTCYLFIDSCKVPTALKSELEGEGITLREYHEIETFLANLSGEDAVSLDTNKTNIRLYNAINSHVTKIESPNMTTNLKAIKNEVEIKNLKWCEIKDGLAMVKFIKWLKHFVDKEEITEIAAEERLEDFRREQEGFVGPSFDTIAGYQDHAAMMHYKANKETQYTLKNEGLFLIDSGGQYYDGTTDITRTIVLGSLTDEQKRDFTLVLKGFIALSSVKFLYGATGANLDVLARQPIWQYGLDYKCGTGHGVGFFLNVHEGPQSIRNTNHVPLEKGMIITNEPGIYLEGKYGIRIENMMSVVEAEKTEFGQFMKFEAVTYCPIDLAGINQDMLTESEKQWLNHYHQEVYTTLAPYLNEEERVWLMEETKAI; translated from the coding sequence ATGAATAGTAGAGATAGAGTCGAAAAGTTAAGAGAGCTTATGGTAAAACATCAACTGGATGCTTATATCGTTCCAAGTTTTGATGCACATCAGGGAGAATATGTAGCAGAACATTGGAAAGGCAGAGAATGGCTATCAGGCTTTACAGGGTCTGCAGGGACAGTAGTCATTACTTTAAAAGATGCTGGTTTATGGACAGATGGCAGATATTATATTCAAGCTGACAAGCAACTTGAAAATTCAGGTATCCGATTATTTAGAATGATGGATCCTGGGGTACCTTCTTATACAGAATGGCTAGCAGATGTTCTTGAAGAAGGAAGCAATGTGGGCTTTGATGGAAATGTTTTTTCAATTGATATGGTTAGAAGTATGGAAAAAGATTTAAAAGCGAAGGCAATCTTATTCAAAATGGATCAAGATTTAATTGGTGAGTTATGGGGAGATCGACCAGAGATTCCTAAAGGAAGGATTTTTAGTCATGACGTCAACTATGCTGGGAAATCACGTGCGGAGAAATTAGATGAAGTAAGAGCGGAAATGAAAAATAAAGGCGCTAATTATTATATTTTAACTTCACTTGATGATATTGCCTGGCTATTGAATATTAGAGGAGCAGATGTACCGAACAATCCAGTGGCTATAGCGAATGTCATCGTAGCAGAACATACATGTTATTTATTTATTGATTCTTGCAAGGTCCCTACTGCGCTTAAATCGGAACTGGAGGGAGAAGGAATTACGTTAAGGGAATATCATGAAATTGAAACTTTTTTAGCAAACCTTTCGGGCGAAGATGCTGTTAGTTTAGATACAAATAAAACAAATATTCGATTGTATAATGCCATTAACAGTCATGTAACGAAAATTGAAAGTCCTAACATGACGACTAACTTAAAAGCGATTAAGAATGAAGTGGAAATAAAAAATCTAAAATGGTGTGAAATAAAAGATGGTTTAGCTATGGTGAAATTTATAAAGTGGTTAAAACACTTTGTAGATAAAGAAGAAATTACAGAGATTGCTGCGGAAGAAAGATTAGAAGATTTCAGAAGAGAGCAAGAAGGATTTGTGGGGCCTAGCTTTGATACGATTGCGGGTTATCAAGACCATGCAGCGATGATGCATTATAAAGCTAATAAAGAAACACAATATACGCTGAAGAATGAAGGTCTATTTTTAATTGATTCAGGCGGACAGTATTATGATGGAACAACAGATATTACACGGACAATTGTTTTAGGAAGTCTTACGGATGAACAAAAAAGAGATTTTACTTTGGTGTTAAAAGGGTTTATTGCATTAAGCTCAGTAAAATTTTTGTATGGTGCAACAGGAGCTAATTTAGATGTTTTGGCAAGACAACCAATTTGGCAATATGGCTTGGATTATAAATGTGGCACAGGACATGGAGTAGGGTTTTTCTTGAATGTTCATGAAGGGCCACAAAGCATCCGCAATACCAATCATGTGCCATTAGAAAAAGGCATGATTATTACGAATGAACCGGGAATATACCTTGAAGGCAAGTATGGCATTCGAATTGAAAATATGATGTCAGTAGTAGAGGCTGAGAAAACAGAATTTGGTCAATTTATGAAGTTTGAAGCAGTAACGTATTGTCCTATTGATTTAGCAGGTATCAATCAAGACATGTTAACAGAGAGTGAAAAGCAATGGCTAAATCATTACCATCAAGAGGTGTATACTACGCTAGCTCCTTATTTAAATGAAGAAGAACGAGTATGGCTAATGGAAGAAACAAAAGCAATATAA
- a CDS encoding TIGR00266 family protein: MNNHEIDYKVFGDDMQYVQVELDPQETVVAEAGALMMMDDAIQMETIFGDGSKGNGQSGLMGKLLGAGKRLVTGESLFMTTFTNIGTGKRHVYFASPYPGKIIPMDLSQLKGKIICQKDAFLAAAKGVSVGVEFQKKIGVGFFGGEGFIMQKLEGDGMAFVHAGGAIHRKTLQPGEVLRVDTGCLVAMTSDVDYNIEMVGGVKTALFGGEGIFFATLRGPGTVWVQSLPFSRLASRVFAAAPISQGGGGHSSGEGGIGGLFDMFNK; encoded by the coding sequence ATGAATAACCATGAGATCGACTACAAAGTATTTGGAGATGACATGCAATATGTGCAAGTTGAACTTGACCCGCAAGAAACGGTGGTAGCAGAAGCTGGCGCCTTAATGATGATGGATGATGCAATTCAAATGGAAACTATTTTCGGAGATGGTTCGAAAGGCAATGGCCAAAGCGGTCTTATGGGAAAATTACTCGGTGCAGGGAAACGCCTAGTAACGGGTGAAAGCTTATTCATGACAACATTTACAAACATCGGTACAGGGAAACGTCATGTCTATTTCGCGTCTCCTTACCCAGGTAAGATTATTCCAATGGATTTAAGCCAATTAAAAGGGAAAATTATTTGTCAAAAAGATGCTTTTTTAGCAGCAGCTAAAGGCGTTTCAGTTGGTGTTGAATTCCAGAAGAAAATCGGCGTAGGCTTCTTCGGTGGTGAAGGCTTTATTATGCAAAAACTTGAAGGCGATGGTATGGCTTTTGTACACGCTGGTGGGGCAATTCATCGAAAAACGCTACAGCCAGGTGAAGTATTACGTGTGGATACAGGCTGTTTAGTAGCGATGACTTCTGACGTTGATTATAATATCGAAATGGTTGGCGGCGTAAAAACGGCACTATTCGGTGGAGAAGGTATCTTCTTTGCAACTTTACGTGGCCCTGGTACTGTATGGGTTCAATCATTACCATTTAGCCGATTAGCAAGCCGCGTCTTCGCTGCAGCACCGATTTCGCAAGGCGGTGGCGGACATTCATCAGGTGAAGGTGGTATCGGTGGTCTATTTGATATGTTCAATAAGTAA